In Lactuca sativa cultivar Salinas chromosome 5, Lsat_Salinas_v11, whole genome shotgun sequence, the DNA window ATGTATTTATTCATAATTAAAGTTATTCacttttttaagaaatgaaaatttttacaCTATTTTTATTATCATTTGATGAAAAAAGGCATTGGATTATTTGTAAATTGATGTATTTTCATTTGTGATTGGAGTCGTATTAGGTTTTTTGAAGAAAATTTTCGATTTTGAATACAAGTGTTTTGATTTAAGATTGAATTTCTATTCactttttgaagaaaaaaatgtgaaattcgagaaaaaaattgattttttttcaattttaaattaaatattgGTAAAAATGTTCTTTATATTCCATtaataagtaaaattaaaaataaaatatttctttgttttttgGTAACTGATCTTAAATTTAAGGGAAACTGATtgaattttatgttattttaatttaattaaaataaacacTTACTAATATACCCTTGTATATTGATTGGCCTCGAATTGTTGTCGTGTTCTCAACCGTATTCTTACATATTACAAGAAATTGGTAACAtctaatttaatatatatatatatatatatatatatatatatatatatatatatatatatatatatattagatgttACCAATTTCTTGTAATATGTAAGCTGTGATTTAACTACTTGGTAGTTTTTGATTGATAATATTATGTtggaaaaaaaacattaatatctACAACCATTATATTCCTAATGGATATTTATTTTAACATCATCTAAAAAAAAAGGAGAAGAAAAACCCAATCAAATCTCCGGCTACAATACCGTTCAGTAAATAATAAAACAATTAGTAAGATGTTCGCAAATCAAATTGACCAgtttctatatatatttataaattcgctttttattttattgtatgtttaatgttttcagtGTACTCTTACAAAGAAAATGCTTAATTCCTGGCCATCGTCAGCACCATCAGGATTAATCATATGAAAAGCTTCAGAATCCTTGCTTCCAGCCACTCTTTCAAACCTTGCCCTCATATACGTCAACTCTCCATCAACCGCATAATCTTTTTCCGACAAGCCCGGAAGAACTCCAGCACCCATGGATACACCCCTTAAGGATTGCATAACATGGAGCTCATCATCCGTCATCTGTGTCCTCCTTATTGAATATCCATATTTCCTCCCGTTACAATAAACTGCCCACACAAATTCCTCCAACACCTTCTTCTTGCGACTTGTGGTCTCACTTTCAAGAGATAACCTCACCATATCTGAAGCCATTTCCTTCTGGAATGCAACCGAGTGCATTGGGAGCTCAATGACAAACACTGGGAGGCGATGTGGATCCTCTTGAATGGCCAAACTGACTCGCCCTCTCCTGTAGCCAAATAACGTCCCAGTGGTGGCCTTATCTGTTAGTAGCTTCCGTGGCTTCCCTAGCAGTGCCACCATCTTGCAACCGGAGGTCAACATGGGAAGAAGCTTGAACATACGAAAGATCCCTCCACCTGTCTTGGAGGGTTTTCCGCTACGAGTGGTGTTTTGTAGCAATGATAATAGGGATGCGTTTTCCATTTTCTGAAACGGGGTGGAGTAAACTGAAGGCATATTATGAGTTAAATATGATGAAGAGGGAGGGAGGATGGTTAGAAATATATAGAGAAAAAGTTAGACGTATATATAGAATCTTGATTAGTGTT includes these proteins:
- the LOC111890462 gene encoding protein MIZU-KUSSEI 1 → MPSVYSTPFQKMENASLLSLLQNTTRSGKPSKTGGGIFRMFKLLPMLTSGCKMVALLGKPRKLLTDKATTGTLFGYRRGRVSLAIQEDPHRLPVFVIELPMHSVAFQKEMASDMVRLSLESETTSRKKKVLEEFVWAVYCNGRKYGYSIRRTQMTDDELHVMQSLRGVSMGAGVLPGLSEKDYAVDGELTYMRARFERVAGSKDSEAFHMINPDGADDGQELSIFFVRVH